The window ACGAAGTAAAAACCACACGTGACGTGGCGATTGTTAGCTTGTCTGCGCTTGCAGAATCTCGAGACAATGAAACTGGCGCCCATATTTTACGAACCCAAGAATACGTAAAGGTACTCGCACTCGAGCTTAGCAAATCAGAAGCTCATGCAAGCTTGCTGACCCCCAACTACATCGAGCTACTTTATAAGTCGGCTCCACTGCATGACGTAGGCAAAGTGGGCGTTCCTGATAGTGTTTTATTGAAGCCGGGTAAATTGACTGACGAAGAGTTTGAGATAATGAAAGGTCACCCTGCTATTGGCGCAGAAGCGTTATCTATTGCAGAAAAGCAATTGGGAAGCAGTTCTTTCTTAAGGGTCGCTAAAGAGATATCTCTGACTCACCATGAGAAATGGAATGGCAGCGGTTATCCAAATCAGCTATCTGGTGAAGATATCCCACTATCTGGTCGATTGATGGCATTGGCTGATGTTTATGACGCCTTAATATCGAAACGAGTCTACAAGCCAGCCTTTACCCATGAGCAAGCCAAGCAGATTATATTGGAAGGTAATGGGACACACTTTGACCCGCAAGTTATTCAAGCTTTCCTTGCCGTTGAACAAGAGTTTGTTTCAATTGCCGCGACCTACAAAGATGGCAAAAATGTACAAAATGAACTTGAGCGTGAAAGTTTGATTGCTCAATCTGCTTAGTCTTTTCGAAAACCACTATGTACATAGGTTATAGAGGTTAGTACGCAGAGTGCTTTCTCGAGTAACCTTTAATCGAACGTAAAGCTCAACGAAGTAGGAAGATTGAGTCTGTTTCTATAAAAAAACCCAACATATAAATATGCTGGGTTTTTCAGTTTAGAAGAAACACTATCTTAGTAGTTGTACGCCACCAAGAGCCACGCCCGGGTTTTTCCCTTTGCTGTCAAGTTTTTCTACTTCATAGACCCACTTGAGCGTTGTTGTATCGGCTGGTAAATCAACGCGGTGAATACTGTAGCCACCCACTTTTGTTTTTCTCGGTACACTCACTCGGTTCGTACCAATAGATGGTAGGCTAGACCAATGATTACCAGACTTGCCTAATGTTCCATCAGAGATATTGTCTCCGATACTATAAGCCTTCCAGATTTCCGTACCATTTGCTAATAACTTAAGCGTACCTTTTGGAAGGTCCTGAGCACCGGTCCACCCCTTTCCAATAACAGCTGTTCTAAAGCGGACTGTTTTCCAATCTTGGCCACTTTGAGCCGTAACAGAAACCTCTGACTTTTTCTCATCACCACCTAAGTAAATATGCCCCTCCCAGTTAATGATATCTGCTGGGTTTTGCGTCCAAGTATTATTAAATTGGTCAGTTCTATTAGCGTCATCCCAACCAAACAAGCAAAGTTCACTCTTACTTGCTGTACATGCAGGGTATTTAGCGCCAGAATTTGCTTCAGCGTAACTAAAGGAAACATCCTGAATACCCATTTTAACCGAGTTACGTACAGACCATACTTTCCCAGTTTTACCATCAACATCAACACGCCAATATAGAACATCACTGGTCGGGTTTAAGTTTACAACGTGCGACCCTGAATCTGAGGTCCCTGATTTCACTTGTGTCCAATTGCTATTATCGGTACTGGTATAAACAGTATAGGTACTCGATTTAGATAATTTCCATGTAAACGTCTGATTGCCATTAAATGGAAGTGACTGTCCATTATATGGGCGTGGCGTATGTGCATACTTCAAGTTGTCATTCGCAAGATCTGTCATCTCACTGTCAGACAAAGCAAAAGAGCGCATCTCAATATTATCCACTAAAATGTTACCGGCCATTTGCTCAGATTCAAGGTTGGTCGTTGCGTCTTTACCTGCGTCCATCCAAGGCTTAGCAATAATTAACCCTTGACTTGTTCCGGCATCTAAACGGCTACCAGCTCCCCAAACACCGGCATAGCCGTCAGTAAGTTTAATATCGTCAACTTCAGCTTTACTGTTGTAATGGTCAACTACAGTTGCTTGCTTACCATTTAACCAAATAGATACTTTTTGGGTATTACGGTCAACACGTACAGCAACAGTATTCCACTGACTTAGGTTGATCGATTCTTTGGTTGTTACTGAAACCTTTCTTAAATCATCTCCACCCGCATAAGTTGCTAGTTGGCGTGAAATCATAAACCACTCAATTGTTCCCTCTTTGGTTAACTTTAGGTGGAAACCATCACTCCAAATACCTTTGCTAACCAAATCAATTGGATGTTCTAGTTTTACATTAGGCTTCACTTTCAGTGATAGTGTGAAATCGTCTTCAGCAAAGTCAAAATCATGCCCATAATGGAATTTATACTTTAAAGACTCCTGAACATCATTCTCTAACAAGTTAGATTTTACTGATTCATAAGCGCCTAGTTTAAGCGTCTTTGAATTAGCATAACCTTGGTTGACCCAAACCTCAGAAATCGACTGTTTATTTGATGTTTTTACTGCTGCCATTTGGGCTGGTAAACCCGTTTGAGCATTCACCGTCCATAAATCATCAACGGGGGCATCTTCAAAATCGAAACGAGCATATAAGTCAGGCGATGTAACTTTTACATGTACGACATCTCGGTCGAAAAGTTTCTTGCCATCAGTAATGATGTAGTGGAACTCATCTTCACCAATAAAACCTTTTGGGGCTTTATAAGTTACCTTTCCATTGGCGATTTTAAGTTCTGCACCCTGTGCTGAATATTTATCAACCTTATGGATAGAAATCGTGTCACCATTCGCGTCAAAATCATTTTTGAGCACATCTAAGCCAGTCGTGCTGTCTCGTTTTACACTGAAATGGTCAATTTTAGCCGAAGGAGGTAAAGGGTAATCGGCAAGGCCTACTAGGTTTCTTCTTAAACGGTTGTTTTTATAGCGAGTAAAGTTGATATCATCAACGTGTGCTCCGCCACCTTGAATTCCTTCACCTTCAGCAGAGGTACTATGGCCTGTGCCTAAGTAGTGTGCGGTTTCATGTAATACAACGCCGTCTGCACCGATGATGTCACCAGGAGAGCGAACAATACTTCCGAAGTTTACGCCTAGAATCCAGTTGCCTTTCAGCCACAGCATTCTATGTTTGAGATCCCAGCCTCGTGTTTTTCTTTGTTCATCCCACCATTTTATAGCGGCAACTCGAATTGGTTCATTCTCATGTTGGTAACCCCACGCCTTACAAGCATCATGAGAAGCGCTTTTTTTACAAGTTTGGTAATGGTCATCTAAGTAGCCCCATGTTTCGATCAATACGTCATTGACAGAAAAACGCAACAAAGCATCTCGGCTCAACACATAGTCAACTAAGTTAATGTAGTAATCTACAAGAACCATCGCATCATCCAAGTTACCATCCGCTTCTTGAACAAACGCTTGGTAAGAGACATGAACTGCCACTTTTACTTTGTGCAATTGAACTTGCGTTTTGTCTTTAGCAATTAAGTTATCTAAGCCAGACGTTGGTGCACTCGGCCTTTCATCTATGGTTTTGATTGCTTTATACATATTATCTAAAATTGCAGACTGTGGCGTAACCGACGCTAAGCTTTGAGCTTTTGCTGTCAACTTATTCGCAGATAAGCCACTTATGATGTCTGCCTTTTCGATCGTCCATACTGTTTGACTACCACGGTAAGCCGTCACATAGAGTTTATTCTTAGTCGTCAGTGCTGCAATAACTTGCGTATTTTCATCACTGGTATCAACACCACGATAAACACGGATATCAGGGGTATTAATTGTACTTGCTGGAGCATGCCCATTAATACGGTGATCCCAAAGATATACTTTCATATCGGGCTCTCGGATCGAGTAACGATGGAGCTCTAAAGTACGCTTTTTACCATTAACAGTAATTGCTACAGAAAGATCTGGTGGTGATGCTTTCGTAGGCTTATAGACCATAGGTTTATGGCCTTCGTTTTTGCTATCTTTGCACCCACCAGCCATAACTACCGCTAGTACCACAAAACATAGACTCAGTATTTTCTTCATTCTATGTGGTTCCTTTATATCGACCAGCCTAAACATGAATAAAAACCATAGTAATAGCAATGAATTACGTTGAACAAAACAACGCCAACGTACAGCCTTTCCAAAGAGACACTGATTAAACTAAGCAGATAAAAAAGCCCAGCGTACTAATACGCTGGGCTATTCAAATTTAATAAATGACAGTGTTACCTTATTAGTTGTACGCCGCCGATAACGGCTCCGGGGGTCATGCCTTTGCTATCCAAACGTGAGCTTTCATACTCCCATTTGAGCTGTGTAACATTCGTAGGTAGCTCAACAAAGTGAACACCATACAAACGGGATTTTATTTTACGAGGCACACTGACAGAATAAGTACCAATAGAAGGCAGTGATGTCCACTCTGTACCAGCTTTAGTCCATACTTCGTCGCCTATATTATAGGCTTTCCAAACTTCCTTTCCGTTAGCATATAGTTTCAATGTACCTGATGGGTAATCGTCCGCACCGGTCCAACCTTTGCCTGCCGCAGCTGCTCTGAAACGTACACCAGACCACTTACCAGCAGGACTATCCACTTGTAAGCTCAACGTTTTTTGTTTGCCACCTAAGTATATATGACCTTCCCAGTTAGTAGTCCCACCGTTGTCAATTGTCCAAGTATTACCATATAGGTCGTTATAACTATTTTGCGTTGCTGGCCAACCAAATAAGCAGGTTACACCTGATTTGACTTCACAGTCAGGTATAGCGGCACCGTTACTAATTTCAGAGTGACTGAATGCAACTTCTTGACGGCCATTAACTAGATTGTTTCGAACTGACCACACTTCACCAACCGAACCATTGGCGTCGACACGCCAATAAAGTGCTTTATCGTTCGCATTTAACGCTACTGTATGCGTACCTGAAATACCATTACCAGTTTTTCCAGTAGACCAAGATTTACCATCACGACTGATCATCAATTTGTATGCTGATGACTTAGACAATTTCCAAGTTAATGTTTTATTTCCAGAAAACGCCACATCTTCGCCGTTGTATGGGCGTGGCGCATAAGGGTACACGTAACTATTGCTAGTCAGTTGTTTAATCTGATCGTCAGTTAATGCAAATGACCTTAACTCCACATCATCTATACGTAAGTAACGACTCTGGCTTTTCTGCAGCTCTTGCTTATGTAACTCATCGGTATCCCACCATGCTTGTCCAATAGTTAGACCTTGGCTAATACTTGACGCTCTTCGGCTACCCCCCCCCCATAGTCCAGCATAACCTTTAGGAAGGTTAACCTCATTTTGTGCTTCATCGACTAGCTGCTGTTTAACCCCATCAATCCACAAACTTGCTTTATTTGTTGCTCGGTCAACACGTACTGCTACGGTATGCCAAGCACTATCTGCTGATAGCAGTGATTCCGTTATCATCGAAATAACACGGTAGTCTGTGCCACCTTTATACGTAGAAAACTGACGAGATTTCATGTACCACTTAAGCTTTCCATCCTTAAGCAGTCGTAAATGATATCCTTCCCTTTCCATACCTCGGTTAAACAAGTTAATATCATGAGGAAGCAGAGTTCCAACTTTCACTTTCAATGAAACGGTGAAACTATCATCACCGAGATCAAATGCATGACCGTAGTGAGTATGGTATTTAAACGACTCCGGCACATCGTATTTGCTCTTAATTGACGCAACCGCTTCATGAGCGCCTAACGTTAATGTCTTCCCATAGGAATCATTAGTTACCGATTTTGAGTAATCAGCCCAAACGTCCTTCCCTGATCGCCAATCACGGCTAACATGAAGTTGGCTTGGCAAACCAGTTTGCTCGTTAGGAATCCAAAAATCATCAA is drawn from Vibrio sp. SNU_ST1 and contains these coding sequences:
- a CDS encoding Ig-like domain-containing protein, yielding MKKTLSLFFVALAVVTAGGCKDSKNEGHKPMVYKPTKASPSELSVEIIVNGKKRTLELNRYSIREPDMKVYLWDHRINGNAPSSTIKTPDIRVYRGVDTSDDNTQVIAALTTKNKLYVTAFRGSHRVWAIKDAAVIGGKTAGSIQPLKASFSSVSSQSSLLDGVQKSIKAIDETPDNPVSGLDNLLPANMADIKLNKINTSVQVSYQTFMDQAGGNLDDAMVLVDYYINLVDYVFSRDALIRFSVNDVLIETWGYLDDHYQQCIKSSTHARCEAWGYQSENIPIKDATRRWWDDRRKARSWDLRHRMIDLKGNGVLGVNWGSYVRSMAQMVRADGVALHETSHYLGTGHHTGGEEETSQGGEAHVGDIGFVGYKNRVARRTLVGPADYPLPPSAKIDHFGVLRDTPKTLDVLKNDFDANGDSISIAQVDSLTVQGGKVSIAGDKLSYTPPKGFVGEDSFFYQITDSTKHHGKQLYDREEVHLKVTSSGLYARFGFESSIDDFWIPNEQTGLPSQLHVSRDWRSGKDVWADYSKSVTNDSYGKTLTLGAHEAVASIKSKYDVPESFKYHTHYGHAFDLGDDSFTVSLKVKVGTLLPHDINLFNRGMEREGYHLRLLKDGKLKWYMKSRQFSTYKGGTDYRVISMITESLLSADSAWHTVAVRVDRATNKASLWIDGVKQQLVDEAQNEVNLPKGYAGLWGGGSRRASSISQGLTIGQAWWDTDELHKQELQKSQSRYLRIDDVELRSFALTDDQIKQLTSNSYVYPYAPRPYNGEDVAFSGNKTLTWKLSKSSAYKLMISRDGKSWSTGKTGNGISGTHTVALNANDKALYWRVDANGSVGEVWSVRNNLVNGRQEVAFSHSEISNGAAIPDCEVKSGVTCLFGWPATQNSYNDLYGNTWTIDNGGTTNWEGHIYLGGKQKTLSLQVDSPAGKWSGVRFRAAAAGKGWTGADDYPSGTLKLYANGKEVWKAYNIGDEVWTKAGTEWTSLPSIGTYSVSVPRKIKSRLYGVHFVELPTNVTQLKWEYESSRLDSKGMTPGAVIGGVQLIR
- a CDS encoding Ig-like domain-containing protein produces the protein MKKILSLCFVVLAVVMAGGCKDSKNEGHKPMVYKPTKASPPDLSVAITVNGKKRTLELHRYSIREPDMKVYLWDHRINGHAPASTINTPDIRVYRGVDTSDENTQVIAALTTKNKLYVTAYRGSQTVWTIEKADIISGLSANKLTAKAQSLASVTPQSAILDNMYKAIKTIDERPSAPTSGLDNLIAKDKTQVQLHKVKVAVHVSYQAFVQEADGNLDDAMVLVDYYINLVDYVLSRDALLRFSVNDVLIETWGYLDDHYQTCKKSASHDACKAWGYQHENEPIRVAAIKWWDEQRKTRGWDLKHRMLWLKGNWILGVNFGSIVRSPGDIIGADGVVLHETAHYLGTGHSTSAEGEGIQGGGAHVDDINFTRYKNNRLRRNLVGLADYPLPPSAKIDHFSVKRDSTTGLDVLKNDFDANGDTISIHKVDKYSAQGAELKIANGKVTYKAPKGFIGEDEFHYIITDGKKLFDRDVVHVKVTSPDLYARFDFEDAPVDDLWTVNAQTGLPAQMAAVKTSNKQSISEVWVNQGYANSKTLKLGAYESVKSNLLENDVQESLKYKFHYGHDFDFAEDDFTLSLKVKPNVKLEHPIDLVSKGIWSDGFHLKLTKEGTIEWFMISRQLATYAGGDDLRKVSVTTKESINLSQWNTVAVRVDRNTQKVSIWLNGKQATVVDHYNSKAEVDDIKLTDGYAGVWGAGSRLDAGTSQGLIIAKPWMDAGKDATTNLESEQMAGNILVDNIEMRSFALSDSEMTDLANDNLKYAHTPRPYNGQSLPFNGNQTFTWKLSKSSTYTVYTSTDNSNWTQVKSGTSDSGSHVVNLNPTSDVLYWRVDVDGKTGKVWSVRNSVKMGIQDVSFSYAEANSGAKYPACTASKSELCLFGWDDANRTDQFNNTWTQNPADIINWEGHIYLGGDEKKSEVSVTAQSGQDWKTVRFRTAVIGKGWTGAQDLPKGTLKLLANGTEIWKAYSIGDNISDGTLGKSGNHWSSLPSIGTNRVSVPRKTKVGGYSIHRVDLPADTTTLKWVYEVEKLDSKGKNPGVALGGVQLLR